One Diabrotica virgifera virgifera chromosome 3, PGI_DIABVI_V3a genomic window carries:
- the LOC114329826 gene encoding uncharacterized protein LOC114329826 has translation MKFFICLAFIGFVAAFPQKEGSAYTQEAIRQAQNTFLIPKDAQIQKVQEGIEIGAYESIPGNQKINLFEILGDQFPPEVVNNLQQQIDQVGRS, from the exons ATGAAATTCTTCATTTGCCTGGCTTTCATCGGTTTCGTAGCAGCTTTTCCACAAAAGGAAGGCAGTGCGTATACCCAGGAAGCGATTCGACAAGCACAAAATACGTTTTTAATTCCAAAAGATGCTCAGATTCAAAAG GTACAAGAAGGTATAGAAATTGGAGCATACGAAAGCATTCCCGGAAATCAAAAAATCAACTTATTCGAAATTTTGGGTGACCAATTCCCCCCAGAAGTCGTAAACAACCTTCAACAACAGATCGATCAAGTGGGCAGGAGCTAA